The DNA region ATAATACTATCTTGTGATTATTTTTAATTATTATATGGAATATTAAAAAATAGGAATGAAAAATGACACTATTTAAAACAAAAAAAGAAACTGCTAAACTAAAAGCACTTGAAGCTAATTATGCAATTATATCATTTAATCCAGATGGTACAATCATTGAAGCAAATAAAAATTTTTTAGATGCAATAGGTTATTCACTTGAAGAGATACAAGGTAAACATCATAGAATATTTTGTACAGAATCATATAAAAATTCACAAGAATATAAAGATTTTTGGAAAATTTTAAATGATGGAATTACACAAACAGCAGAATTCAAAAGAATTAAAAAAAATAAAGAGCCCATATACATTCAAGCATCTTATATACCAATAAAAGATAATAAAGGCAAAGTTTATGAAATAATAAAATTTGCTCAAGACATAACAGAAATAAAAGTTCAAAATCTTGATTATAAGGGTCAATTAGAAGCAATAAGTAAATCTCAAGCTATAATCGAATTTAATATGCAAGGAGTTATTTTAAATGCAAATAAAAACTTCTTAGATACATTTGGTTATACAATTGAAGAAATACAAGGGAAACATCACAAAATGTTTTGTGAGCAATCATATGTAAATTCAAATGAATATATTAAATTTTGGGAGAATTTAAATAAAGGAGAATTTAACTCAGGACAATTTTTAAGAATAGGTAAAAATAACAAAAAAGTTTGGATTCAAGCTTCATATAATCCTATTTTTGACACAGAAGGCAAGCCTTTTAAAGTTGTAAAATATGCTACAGATATAACGCAAAGAAAAGAAATGATATTCCAAATTGATAATAATGTACAGAATTTAACAAAATCATTAAATCATCTAAATGAAGCATCAAAAACAATGGAAAAAGGTGCAAAAATAACTCAAAATGGTTCAGAAGAGATAAATGATTCAATAACACAAATAAATGAAGCAGTTTCAAATCTATCAGAGAAAATTGAAAGTATGTTATCTTCTATATCTTCTATATCTTCTACTTCAAAAGAAGCAGAAAGAATGACAAAAGAAGCAAGAGAAAAATCAAAACAAACAACTCAATCAATGATTAAATT from Malaciobacter molluscorum LMG 25693 includes:
- a CDS encoding methyl-accepting chemotaxis protein; this encodes MTLFKTKKETAKLKALEANYAIISFNPDGTIIEANKNFLDAIGYSLEEIQGKHHRIFCTESYKNSQEYKDFWKILNDGITQTAEFKRIKKNKEPIYIQASYIPIKDNKGKVYEIIKFAQDITEIKVQNLDYKGQLEAISKSQAIIEFNMQGVILNANKNFLDTFGYTIEEIQGKHHKMFCEQSYVNSNEYIKFWENLNKGEFNSGQFLRIGKNNKKVWIQASYNPIFDTEGKPFKVVKYATDITQRKEMIFQIDNNVQNLTKSLNHLNEASKTMEKGAKITQNGSEEINDSITQINEAVSNLSEKIESMLSSISSISSTSKEAERMTKEAREKSKQTTQSMIKLNEESQKIGETMNIITQIAFQTNILSLNAAVEAATAGEAGKGFAVVAAEVRNLANRSDAAAKDITNAIELIQTLVKNSLDSIHSIDNTIEDITSISTDISKSMKDQEDISNELSSTSLQASQGVNEVTNSMNTVSQNAIEGEEKAKETVQATQDLINVSNELISILQKLK